The Rickettsia felis URRWXCal2 genome contains the following window.
CGTGCAGTTTTATTAGATCATCAGTCATATCTATCGGGTGCGACGTCATATAACGCAATCTCTCTAAATTTGGGATTTGTGCTAGATGTCCCAGTAAATCGGCTAGAGTAAATATCTTATCATCAGGTCCTTTACCGTGATAAGCATTAACATTTTGCCCAAGTAGTGTAATTTCTTTAGCACCGCTGCTAACTACTTTTAACGCTTCTCTATAGACCTGCTCTACGTTCCTTGAAAATTCAGCTCCTCTTGTATAAGGCACCACACAGAAAGTACAAAATTTATCGCATCCTTCTTGCACCGATATAAAGCTACTAGCACCTTGCGGATATAATTGTTCCGGTAAATTATCAAATTTCGCTTCTTCAACAAAATCAAGATCGATTAAATGTTTTTCGTGTCTAACGACTTTTGAGATTAATTCCGGTAGGTTATAATAAGATTGCGGACCGACAACAATATCGACATAAGGAGCTCTTGAGAAAATCTCTTCACCTTCCGCCTGAGCAACACAACCGGCTACAACTATTATTGCAGAATTTAAACCTTGTTTTTTTCTAGTATCTTGTAGTTTCTTAATACGACCGAGTTCAGAATAAGTTTTCTCGGCTGCTTTCTCTCTGATATGACAGGTAATTAGGATAATAACATCAGCATCTTCTATATTTTCCGTAGGTTCATAACCGAAAGGATAAAGCAAATCTTGCATCTTAACGGAGTCATAAACATTCATCTGACAGCCGTAGGTCTTAATATAAAGCTTCTTACTCATAAAATTTTATATATATATCTTTAAACTACAATACTATACGAAGATCAACTTCAAAAAGAGCTAGAAGTTCTCAAGGCGAGGATCGCAGCGTATACTTAATACGTGAGAACCGGAGCTCTTGTAGAACGACGCAGCCAATTTTTGAAGTTCATCGAGTATATTATAAAAAGTTTTATATCATACTATATTTAGATAATTTTATCAAATTTTAAATAAACCGAAAACACTATCCATCTGCTCTTCTTAACTTAATTAATTCATCTACCAGAGAAATTTTTTCTCCTGTAGTATCTATATAATCTTGCACTTTTGTTTGTAATTTTGCTAAAGCTTGATTTGGAGTAGTAATATAAATCATACTTTCTTTTTTATGGGCTTTATCTTTTATTTTCTTTTTTGCCATATTAGTAATACTTTATAATGAATAGTATTTTTATCAAATAAGGATAAACATACCATATTATTTTTTATTTATAAATTCAGCTAAGCTTTAAACTAACTTCTTGACGTATTAATCTTATCCATATAAATTTACATGGATAATGACTAAGTGGATATGTGATTGAGCGTTTTTTAGCAAAAGAAATTGAATTTAAAATATTATTATTTATTAATCCTTGCTGTACAGATTCTTTCGGTGATTTCTTTAAGTTTTTCTATTCTCTCAATAAGATAAAGCAGCTGTTCTTTAGTAATTTTATAGTTTTTATCATATCTTGCATCAACATAAGCTTTTTCAAGAAGCTCAAAACACTCTTTTTGTTCAGCAGTTGCTTTAGGGGAATACTTCCCATAATTCACTGTCATAATTTCCTACCATACTACCTAATTTTTGCAAATTATGTAATTTAGGTTTGTAATTTGAGAAAACTAATAAAATAGTACTGTACAGACTTTCCGTAGCTTGATGAAGCGAAAAGGCTGACAACGCATATTCCGAATCGTTTAAATAAGTAGTTGCACCTTTTAAAAAACCTTTACCTCTGCCAAACCAATATTCATAATAATCTTTAGCGATTTCTTTCATCTCGCTCCAAGGTAAATCTTTAGCTTCACTAAGTGTAAATTCCCCACTATCATATAAAAGAATACCTTCTTTCTTAATATCAGTAAAAAAATAACGCCCTATCTCTAACTGCCTGTTTACTTCGTCTATTGACTCAAGAATTATTGATATTAATGAATCATAAGGGATAATTTGCTTAGGATTTATTACTCCTGTTTTTTCTAATCTCTTATATATATTATCTACTAACCTTAAAGCAGTATACCCTTTATATTTACCTTTTTTCAGAATTATCAAAATATCGGTATCGCTATGATAGCCGTTAGGTAGATCACGCACCCAATCACCTCTAGCAAAAGAGCCGTACAAAATAATCATAGCAATTTTATCCTGTGCAATATCTAAAATTTGCTGCACTATAAAATTAAGCCTAGCTTGGATCTTAAGAGAACGTTCAGGTAAGGTGGTTTTCATTTAAATCTATATTTTATATTTCTGCTTTTAGCTTTTTTATTTCTTCTATGGATATTCCTGTCATCTCGTGTATTTCTTCTATAGGTATTTTTTTAGTTAGCATTTTCTTTATTATTTCAATTTTTCCCTTTTCTATCCCCTTTTTCATACCGGCATTAAACTTTTCCTCAAACTTGTCTATTTCTTGTTGTATAGCCATTTCAGCTCTAAAGTAATCATCATGCTCTTGGTCCGTCCATTTATATTGCTCTAAACTTGCATATGCCGATAACACAATTTCATTTTTAATCTCTTTTGGCGGTTCTTGTTCTTGCGAAGCATATTTTAATAAATGTAACCATTCATCGGTATCATCTTTAAGATCATTTTTTTTAAATTTTCCTAGTTCAATAAATACATAAGTTAATGAAAACAAATATTGTTTATGGGTATTGCTTTCTTTTATATGATGATAGCTAACATACGGCAATTCATCAGGCAAAGCTTTTGTTCCTATGATAGAAATTATTACTACCGGCAATAAATCCCTATGTTTCATACCTTTCTTAATTTGACTAACATAGGTATAACAACCGTAAAGCTGCGTTCTATTAAGATAATCTTTCTCCATTTTACGCTGCATTTCGATTATATACCATCTACCGGTTTCATCTTTAACTTTTAGATCGAATAAACTTCTTTTCCCTTCAAGAAATAAAGGCAATTGTTCAGTAGTTATATAGCTTAAATCTATGATTCTATCTCCTTTCGATAACCTAAGAAGAGAGTTCAATAAATTTATTAATTTTACTTTATCGCTAAATAATTTTTTAAATGCGACATCATTTGTACCGTCTAAATATCTTTGCATAAATAATTATATTTTAGTAAGTTTGCATATATAGCAAATTAACCTCAGATAGTAAACTACTTTTACAATTTATTATAAGTATTAGACTTCTTGCATAACTTATCTTATAAAGAGGAATCCCCCTGGAAACACGGAAGCACTTGCCACCGCAGCGTATATAAATACATGAGGATGCTAGTTACCTTCTTGATGTACAAATTACCTTTAGAAGGAGGTTAGGCAAAAAGTCTATTAATACCTATCATTATCATCATATACCCCCCAAATTACTTTCTTAGAAATCCAACCTGTGTAATTCTTACATGTAATTTGGCAGAATTGTTCTTTGCATTTTTTTAAACCGCAGCGAACCTTGGGCATTAATTTTGCTATAACTCGGCTTTTATGGTCTGCGGATTTGGTAAGCTCTATTTCCTTGTCGGAGGTAATAACTACTGATCTTTTACCTGATAAAACGCTTGAATGTATCCAACCGCCTTCGCCGTTAATGTCACGTACTTGTCGCCATTGTTCGTACTCTGCAGTTATTTCTACCGGTTCGCCTTTTTTAACAAAAAGCCATTCTACGGCAGATTTAGTGGTTGGTCCGCTCCTTGCATTTACTTCATTAGATTTTATTGAAACAAATCTAGGAATAGGTAATTTTTTATTATCGGCGTTAATTGTTGTTGATAATATTATCGTAATTAAAATGATAAAAACTTTAATCATTATCTTCCACTTCAGATAAGGCATCCTCTTTTTTTGCTATTATATAATTACCAAGCCTAAATTGTACTTTTATTCTATTAATTTCCTGCTCGCTAATACCTATATTTTTTAGGACTGTTCCACCGATTTGTAATCCAGTCTCATAACTTTCCGGAATAATAGTTGTGGCACCTAAATCAT
Protein-coding sequences here:
- the miaB gene encoding tRNA-i(6)A37 thiotransferase enzyme MiaB — its product is MSKKLYIKTYGCQMNVYDSVKMQDLLYPFGYEPTENIEDADVIILITCHIREKAAEKTYSELGRIKKLQDTRKKQGLNSAIIVVAGCVAQAEGEEIFSRAPYVDIVVGPQSYYNLPELISKVVRHEKHLIDLDFVEEAKFDNLPEQLYPQGASSFISVQEGCDKFCTFCVVPYTRGAEFSRNVEQVYREALKVVSSGAKEITLLGQNVNAYHGKGPDDKIFTLADLLGHLAQIPNLERLRYMTSHPIDMTDDLIKLHGTEPKLMPFLHLPVQSGSNKILKAMNRKHDRDYYFDIINRLRETRPDIVLSSDFIVGFPGETDEDFEDTLDLVRRVKYGQCYSFKYSPRPGTPGATRTDQVPEHIKSERLTILQQELTAQQLAFNESCVGSIMKVLFDRNGKFDDQIIGKTPYMQSVYIQNPNKSLLGKITDVKITKAASNSLTGEVI
- a CDS encoding NT (nucleotidyltransferase) domain and HEPN (higher eukarytoes and prokaryotes nucleotide-binding) domain, with the protein product MTVNYGKYSPKATAEQKECFELLEKAYVDARYDKNYKITKEQLLYLIERIEKLKEITERICTARINK
- a CDS encoding NT (nucleotidyltransferase) domain and HEPN (higher eukarytoes and prokaryotes nucleotide-binding) domain, translated to MKTTLPERSLKIQARLNFIVQQILDIAQDKIAMIILYGSFARGDWVRDLPNGYHSDTDILIILKKGKYKGYTALRLVDNIYKRLEKTGVINPKQIIPYDSLISIILESIDEVNRQLEIGRYFFTDIKKEGILLYDSGEFTLSEAKDLPWSEMKEIAKDYYEYWFGRGKGFLKGATTYLNDSEYALSAFSLHQATESLYSTILLVFSNYKPKLHNLQKLGSMVGNYDSELWEVFP